One window from the genome of Salvia miltiorrhiza cultivar Shanhuang (shh) chromosome 7, IMPLAD_Smil_shh, whole genome shotgun sequence encodes:
- the LOC130992954 gene encoding transcription factor EMB1444-like isoform X2 has product MMNETLKNLCSTNGWCYAVFWGFDHTNSLLLTLKDCYYEEQMGALIESMLLQAHVVGGGVIGQTAFANKPIWLDSDALHERRNCAVSFDGLDIFQDSEFFYQFSMGIKTIAVIPVEPWGVVELGSTHKKPEMHDFVDQVQQVFREIDVIEGVGNGSHSDSHLFNSSMQLDSSLSSGIFRSENLIGADQSLVLPCQPFPCTSNQLEHLLLESPNFLDCSAYADDFSLLTSSWPHLDNTSLSEPRDEESCKDSSSNAPLVLPQHSSRDISNAQDLSSSMITPTDSKAERLSGLQTVEEFFAQLISPHTARVGTDSSGLMKGSSLSGRSRTSFPTTSLQSSVTYALGPSGDAKCSMGVERVRNESECISENNVGSKMSSSNSLFSKLGLDQLLDTSPSSLDRSPFEDQSSSAAKRRRTGNFSWSQSQVKFDGKLKSYNPEAKNNRVSSEDSKKTMRSCIDDSCRLDASTSRRHEEQVRTKKKKAKPGTKPRPKDRQMIQDRLGELRGLIPNGEKMSIDRLLERTIRHLNFMQSLTRHAESLKQIAKPKSMEVWKNQSMNGGDGGVTWAYEVGNDAMVCPLIVEDLSTPGQMLIEILCEEHGFFLEIIEIVRGFGLTILKGEMEVREMKKIWAHFMVEAEGTRYVTRHEIFSSLIQLLQMTGQSAANGNVGISVFNSFQPSATFPLNFGDALQCASL; this is encoded by the exons ATGATGAACGAAACCCTCAAGAATCTTTGCTCTACTAATGGATGGTGTTATGCAGTTTTCTGGGGTTTTGATCACACAAATTCATT ACTATTGACATTGAAAGATTGCTACTATGAAGAACAAATGGGAGCGCTGATTGAATCTATGCTTCTGCAAGCACATGTAGTTGGAGGAGG GGTAATTGGGCAAACTGCCTTTGCAAACAAACCTATATGGTTGGATTCAGATGCTCTTCATGAAAGGAGAAATTGTGCAGTATCATTTGATGGTCTTGACATTTTCCAG GATTCTGAGTTCTTTTACCAATTTTCTATGGGAATAAAG ACTATTGCTGTGATCCCAGTGGAACCGTGGGGAGTTGTGGAGCTTGGATCTACTCACAAG AAACCTGAGATGCACGATTTTGTGGATCAAGTGCAGCAAGTTTTCAGAGAAATAGATGTGATTGAAGGTGTGGGAAATGGGAGTCATTCAGATAGCCATTTGTTTAATTCTAGTATGCAGCTTGATTCATCGTTGTCGAGTGGCATTTTCCGTTCTGAGAATTTGATTGGAGCAGATCAATCTTTAGTCCTTCCTTGTCAACCATTTCCTTGCACGAGCAATCAACTTGAACACTTGCTTTTAGAGTCTCCCAATTTTCTTGATTGCTCTGCTTATGCTGATGATTTTTCACTGCTGACTTCTTCTTGGCCTCATTTGGATAACACATCATTGTCCGAGCCAAGAGACGAAGaatcttgcaaagattcaaGCTCGAACGCCCCTCTTGTCCTACCTCAACACTCGTCAAGAGATATATCCAACGCCCAAGATCTTAGTTCGTCTATGATAACTCCAACCGACTCTAAAGCTGAGAGACTGTCTGGCTTACAGACTGTGGAGGAGTTTTTCGCGCAGTTGATTTCTCCACATACTGCTCGAGTTGGCACGGATTCTAGTGGACTTATGAAGGGGTCGAGTTTGAGTGGAAGGAGTAGAACTTCTTTTCCAACCACTTCATTGCAAAGCTCAGTGACTTATGCCTTGGGACCAAGTGGTGATGCTAAGTGTTCAATGGGAGTCGAACGTGTTAGGAATGAATCTGAATGCATCTCAGAGAACAATGTTGGCTCCAAGATGAGCAGCTCCAACAGTTTGTTCTCCAAGTTAGGCCTGGACCAGCTTTTGGATACTAGCCCTTCTTCGCTTGACAGATCACCGTTTGAGGATCAGTCATCGTCTGCTGCTAAGAGGAGAAGAACAGGCAACTTCTCATGGAGCCAAAGCCAAGTGAAATTTGATGGGAAACTGAAATCATACAACCCTGAGGCAAAGAACAATCGAGTTAGTAGTGAAGACTCCAAGAAGACGATGCGTTCATGTATTGATGATAGTTGTAGATTGGATGCTAGTACGTCGAGGAGGCATGAGGAACAGGTGAGAACCAAGAAAAAGAAGGCTAAGCCGGGGACCAAACCAAGGCCAAAAGATCGACAGATGATCCAAGACCGGCTTGGAGAGTTGAGGGGGCTCATTCCCAATGGAGAGAAG ATGAGCATCGATCGTTTGTTGGAACGAACCATCAGACACTTGAACTTCATGCAGAGTCTCACCAGACATGCTGAAAGTCTTAAACAAATTGCTAAGCCAAAG TCCATGGAGGTCTGGAAAAATCAGTCCATGAATGGTGGTGATGGTGGAGTTACATGGGCGTATGAAGTTGGCAACGATGCtatggtttgtccactcatagtTGAGGACCTTAGTACGCCTGGCCAGATGCTTATAGAG ATCCTCTGCGAAGAACACGGCTTCTTTTTGGAGATTATAGAGATTGTTCGAGGTTTTGGCTTGACGATCTTGAAGGGAGAGATGGAGGTCCGTGAGATGAAGAAGATATGGGCTCATTTCATGGTGGAGGCTGAG GGCACACGGTATGTCACACGCCATGAGATCTTCTCGTCCCTCATTCAGCTCTTGCAGATGACGGGGCAGAGTGCAGCCAACGGCAATGTTGGTATCTCAGTCTTCAACAGTTTCCAACCTTCTGCCACATTTCCTCTCAACTTTGGTGATGCCCTTCAATGTGCAAGCTTGTGA
- the LOC130992954 gene encoding transcription factor EMB1444-like isoform X1: MMNETLKNLCSTNGWCYAVFWGFDHTNSLLLTLKDCYYEEQMGALIESMLLQAHVVGGGVIGQTAFANKPIWLDSDALHERRNCAVSFDGLDIFQKDSEFFYQFSMGIKTIAVIPVEPWGVVELGSTHKKPEMHDFVDQVQQVFREIDVIEGVGNGSHSDSHLFNSSMQLDSSLSSGIFRSENLIGADQSLVLPCQPFPCTSNQLEHLLLESPNFLDCSAYADDFSLLTSSWPHLDNTSLSEPRDEESCKDSSSNAPLVLPQHSSRDISNAQDLSSSMITPTDSKAERLSGLQTVEEFFAQLISPHTARVGTDSSGLMKGSSLSGRSRTSFPTTSLQSSVTYALGPSGDAKCSMGVERVRNESECISENNVGSKMSSSNSLFSKLGLDQLLDTSPSSLDRSPFEDQSSSAAKRRRTGNFSWSQSQVKFDGKLKSYNPEAKNNRVSSEDSKKTMRSCIDDSCRLDASTSRRHEEQVRTKKKKAKPGTKPRPKDRQMIQDRLGELRGLIPNGEKMSIDRLLERTIRHLNFMQSLTRHAESLKQIAKPKSMEVWKNQSMNGGDGGVTWAYEVGNDAMVCPLIVEDLSTPGQMLIEILCEEHGFFLEIIEIVRGFGLTILKGEMEVREMKKIWAHFMVEAEGTRYVTRHEIFSSLIQLLQMTGQSAANGNVGISVFNSFQPSATFPLNFGDALQCASL, encoded by the exons ATGATGAACGAAACCCTCAAGAATCTTTGCTCTACTAATGGATGGTGTTATGCAGTTTTCTGGGGTTTTGATCACACAAATTCATT ACTATTGACATTGAAAGATTGCTACTATGAAGAACAAATGGGAGCGCTGATTGAATCTATGCTTCTGCAAGCACATGTAGTTGGAGGAGG GGTAATTGGGCAAACTGCCTTTGCAAACAAACCTATATGGTTGGATTCAGATGCTCTTCATGAAAGGAGAAATTGTGCAGTATCATTTGATGGTCTTGACATTTTCCAG AAGGATTCTGAGTTCTTTTACCAATTTTCTATGGGAATAAAG ACTATTGCTGTGATCCCAGTGGAACCGTGGGGAGTTGTGGAGCTTGGATCTACTCACAAG AAACCTGAGATGCACGATTTTGTGGATCAAGTGCAGCAAGTTTTCAGAGAAATAGATGTGATTGAAGGTGTGGGAAATGGGAGTCATTCAGATAGCCATTTGTTTAATTCTAGTATGCAGCTTGATTCATCGTTGTCGAGTGGCATTTTCCGTTCTGAGAATTTGATTGGAGCAGATCAATCTTTAGTCCTTCCTTGTCAACCATTTCCTTGCACGAGCAATCAACTTGAACACTTGCTTTTAGAGTCTCCCAATTTTCTTGATTGCTCTGCTTATGCTGATGATTTTTCACTGCTGACTTCTTCTTGGCCTCATTTGGATAACACATCATTGTCCGAGCCAAGAGACGAAGaatcttgcaaagattcaaGCTCGAACGCCCCTCTTGTCCTACCTCAACACTCGTCAAGAGATATATCCAACGCCCAAGATCTTAGTTCGTCTATGATAACTCCAACCGACTCTAAAGCTGAGAGACTGTCTGGCTTACAGACTGTGGAGGAGTTTTTCGCGCAGTTGATTTCTCCACATACTGCTCGAGTTGGCACGGATTCTAGTGGACTTATGAAGGGGTCGAGTTTGAGTGGAAGGAGTAGAACTTCTTTTCCAACCACTTCATTGCAAAGCTCAGTGACTTATGCCTTGGGACCAAGTGGTGATGCTAAGTGTTCAATGGGAGTCGAACGTGTTAGGAATGAATCTGAATGCATCTCAGAGAACAATGTTGGCTCCAAGATGAGCAGCTCCAACAGTTTGTTCTCCAAGTTAGGCCTGGACCAGCTTTTGGATACTAGCCCTTCTTCGCTTGACAGATCACCGTTTGAGGATCAGTCATCGTCTGCTGCTAAGAGGAGAAGAACAGGCAACTTCTCATGGAGCCAAAGCCAAGTGAAATTTGATGGGAAACTGAAATCATACAACCCTGAGGCAAAGAACAATCGAGTTAGTAGTGAAGACTCCAAGAAGACGATGCGTTCATGTATTGATGATAGTTGTAGATTGGATGCTAGTACGTCGAGGAGGCATGAGGAACAGGTGAGAACCAAGAAAAAGAAGGCTAAGCCGGGGACCAAACCAAGGCCAAAAGATCGACAGATGATCCAAGACCGGCTTGGAGAGTTGAGGGGGCTCATTCCCAATGGAGAGAAG ATGAGCATCGATCGTTTGTTGGAACGAACCATCAGACACTTGAACTTCATGCAGAGTCTCACCAGACATGCTGAAAGTCTTAAACAAATTGCTAAGCCAAAG TCCATGGAGGTCTGGAAAAATCAGTCCATGAATGGTGGTGATGGTGGAGTTACATGGGCGTATGAAGTTGGCAACGATGCtatggtttgtccactcatagtTGAGGACCTTAGTACGCCTGGCCAGATGCTTATAGAG ATCCTCTGCGAAGAACACGGCTTCTTTTTGGAGATTATAGAGATTGTTCGAGGTTTTGGCTTGACGATCTTGAAGGGAGAGATGGAGGTCCGTGAGATGAAGAAGATATGGGCTCATTTCATGGTGGAGGCTGAG GGCACACGGTATGTCACACGCCATGAGATCTTCTCGTCCCTCATTCAGCTCTTGCAGATGACGGGGCAGAGTGCAGCCAACGGCAATGTTGGTATCTCAGTCTTCAACAGTTTCCAACCTTCTGCCACATTTCCTCTCAACTTTGGTGATGCCCTTCAATGTGCAAGCTTGTGA